CAAAAAGGCAAACTACTTCTACGACTGCGATCCAAAGTGAGTGACTGGATTTCAAATAAATTCAAGTAAAAAATGTATATTGTACAATAACGTTAACAGGTCACAGCTCTGTTTTATTCCTGCGTCCGTCCCTCCAGATTATTCTTGAGTTGTGTAGAAATGAAGGAACAGCCACTGCCTTGTGTCTGCAACCACACTTGGATCGGATCCGCCCATCAGGATACACAGGGGTCAGTAACAGCAATGCTTCACAAATGCCTTATTACAGTGCCTATTTCAGCACTGGTAATATTAACCACACGTAATGTCTGTTTGATCAGATGCTTATGTTGCTTCGATACAGCCTCAATAACAGTGACACTGTGTTTCAGAGTGGCGATGCAGAGGTAGATGCAGAGACAGCCATTTTTGTAGAGCTCATCCAAAAACTTGTTCGGGAGCCAGCAGAGAGGGAACATTTCTACCAGGTGAATCCAGCTGTGTGTCCCAACTGTCTTTATGCAGAAATTGCACTTGGTGTGTGTATTTTGTAATTAAAACTCCTGTCCATCCCAGGAGGTTTTTCCAACAGAATATGGTCTCAGCTACGACACAGACATGCAGCTCCTTGTGTGGGAGTTTCTCTCCAAACTGGAGAAACTCCTGCCAATACCAGATCTCGGTCAGGTAGGACAAGACATTAcagattaatattaaaaaaaatactaccACCTTGTGACATACATTTTTGCTGACCAGTTTGTGTCCATAAACAGACTGTTTCCtggctgacctctgccccctccATACTGACAGACTGCTTAGAGGCGCTCTCCAATCCTGACAACCTGAGGTCTCTCTTGCAACACCACAAATGCCTTGAGAACCTTGGCACACAaggtaaaacaaaaatgttttttatagaTTTAACCGCAAATGAAGTTCAAcataatcagcagcagcactaaaAAATAAGAGTCATTTTCAGCTGTCTGTTTCAGCTGCAAACTGAAACTGCATTGGAATCATTTTTGTtgagtgtatatatatgtacacatTTATTTTCTGTGTAGGTACCACTGTGGAGATGTCCACTCAGGTTTTCGCCTGCTCAGAGTGTCCGTTTTTTCACATGCAAGAGTCGTACCTGCTGCAACACATTGAGCACAGTCACCCAGAACACTACAGCAAATTGCAGAAGGCCGCAGAGACAGCTAACGTCCCCCAGCAGAAGGTTGATCGCCCCGTGTTCCCAAAGCCTTTCCCCATTCACGACAGGCCTGACCCTTACACGTGCCAGGAGTGTGGCAAGACATTCACGCGTGTTTCTGACGTGACTCGTCATCAACGAACCCACACAGGTGAGCGCCCGTACACTTGCCAGGAATGTAACAAGGGCTTTAAGAATTCATGGGATCTGACCAGACACCAACGCATCCACACTGGGGAGAGGCCGTTCCTCTGCTCACAATGCGGCAAACGCTTCACACAGATGggtctgctcaagcttcactttGAAAGGTCCACCTGTGGCCAGAGTGTGTCGTGCAGCCTCGCCCTAGACCTGGCAACGGAGGTTGTGGTAGCAGAGGAGAAAGGCGATGGTAAGTACAAATGCCAGAAATGTGGCGAAAGCTTCACCAGCATCCTGGAGCGAATGAGGCACAGGCAGAGGCATGTGGTGCGGCGCCAGTACAAATGCTCCCTGTGTGAGAAGATATACAGCCGGGCATCAGACTTGAAGCGGCACCAGATGAAACACACGGACGAGCGGCCGTTTGCCTGCGAGTGTGGCAAAAGCTTCACGCATGTGTGGCTGCTGAATAAGCACCGGCAGGTCCACACCAGGGAGCGGCGTTACCCCTGCACAGAGTGTGACAAGAGCTTTACTCAACTCCAGATCCTCAACAGGCACCTGCTGACTCACAGTGGCCAGCGGCCTTTCCAGTGCTCCTACTGTGAGAAGAACTTCACCCAGCTGGCCAGCCTCACCCGCCACGAGAGGATTCACACGGGTGAGCGGCCGTACCTCTGCACCACCTGCGAGAAGACGTTCCTCACACATGGAGAGCTGGTGAGACACCAACGCAGCCACAGTAACCTCAGGCCATTCAGGTGCCCGCAGTGCCCGAAAAGCTTTAAAACCAAGCGCGCTCAGGGCGAACACCTCAACACGCACACGGGCGAGCGTCCATTTGCCTGTGCGTGTTGCGAGAAGAGATTCTCCAAGTCGACCTCGCTCGTCCGACATAACCTGACGCACACAGGGGAGCGGCCCCACCAGTGCATTCAGTGCGGGAAGACTTTCCTCACGTCCggtgagctgctcctccataAACGAGTCCACACGGGGGAACGGCCTTATCCCTGCTCATACTGTGACAGGAAGTTCAGGTGCTCATCTGATCTCAACATGCACGTCCGAACGCACACCGGGGAGAAACCGCACAGCTGTGTATTCTGTAAGAAGGGCTTCTCTACGTCTACGAGGCTTAAGAGACACATGCACATTCACATGGAGGGGAGCATAGTGGAATCCTTTAGTCTTTGAATTATCGCATTGACAAGTCCCATCACAAGAATCTTGCCACATGAAATGTCGCAATTACCAAAAAAGAATAAACTGCATAAAAATTTGTCCCGGTAAaaaactttgttgtgattttcaGATTTTATCTCTGTGCACAAGGTCTACACATTTATAAACACAATAGAAATTCCTAAGAATATATGATGATAAAACTAAAAGAGGTTTGACCATTATATCTACCGTGGGTTCCAGTTGGAAGAATGATCACTAAGTACTTTTCTTAGCTGTGACCTACTGACTTTAAAATTTAACGTAAATTAAAGTTAAGAAGGCAAGTAGTGAAATATCTCACTACTCTACTACTAACACGAACACTGTttgaaaaaaggacaaaaccTTTACTTCCTAAGAAGACTGGCGTCCTTTTACATCCGCTGATGCTACAGTTGTTCTACCAGTCTGTTGTGGAAACCCCCCTCTTCCTCACGGTGGTGTGCTGGGAAAGCAGCATCGAAAAGAAGGACTCCTTGCTACTGGATAAGCTGGCCAGGTAGGCAGGCTCTGTCACTGGCACAGACTTGGGCATTTTAACTCCTGTGTGTGCGACATGCTGAACAGATTTCAGTGTCTTCATGGACAATCCTCTGCATCCACTCCACAACCTATTCACCATGCAGAAGAGCTTCTTCAGTAGCACTACCTCTGCTTCGCACCTTACACCACCTTACATCTTACACCTAACACATTCACACCTTAACAGTGGGACTTGCACCTTAGCcaccttttattgtttatgttttatctGTAAGCATTATGCTGCTGGAGATTTAAATTTCCCTCTTGAATGAAAAAACCTGTATAACCTGTACAGAATATTTATGATTATGACATAACTTGGTAGATTTAGCTGCTTTTGATCTGAAGGGAAAGCttttccttctgcagctgcaaCTAGTCAATCgcaaatgtgtatgtgtgtggttgtgttactgcaaaatgaacaaaacGTATATTTCATATGTAACCTGGTGTTAAGTAGGTAGATCATAGGTCACGATATATCATTAAAATGGTACAGACGTGTGTAATTAGTGCGTCACAATAAGGTAGTATCAAGATCAGTTGAACCACTTTAACCTTATTTTAGGTTTTGCATATGCAATAAATAATCAGTTCTACAAGCCCACAGCAGCACTTCATCTGGAGTCCCTGGCACAAACCCAGGGATATAGCTCAATGAGGTGGTGGTTGAAATGGAAGTGTTTAAGAAACACTTtagcctttttttaaaataaaatatgacataCAATGTATTGTGAATTCAACGGCAAGTCTACACTTTGATTGATACACTTTGATTAAATCAGCCCAGAAACGGAAACCAAGTATCTGGGAACAAGGTGAGACTCACGTGAAGGCGACAAGCTCATCGTTTCCATCTTAGGTTAGAAACGTGAAATGTTGACTTTTCTGTTGTGGCAGCATCGTagctgctaaatgctgctcTGTAATTTTATGTAACAGAATATGGTGAGTTTTGTAAGTAAGCGTGTCTTTAACTGGCGTTTTTTTGGGGTTTTCTAGCTAGAATCTGATGGTGACCCATGAAGTATCCTTATGCAGTTGGTACCTGCTACAAAGGAGACACTATTACCATGTGGCCACAAGCTCTGATCTGTGAGCTGATGTCGTGCTCTTGGTTTGTTGCTGTATGTTATGTTGTGGAACTAAAACTTTGTCTTTTCGCTTTATACCGGAGCCAATTGCCCTGTGAGCAGCAAGGTCCTCCATCCTCAGTGTTTGCTGGATCATCCAGGCCAGGTAAgacttatttaaatattatattactgtttattttaagttTACTTCTAGTCATAGTCTAGTCTTTATCATGTTCTGTAGTTGTGTAGTAGTTTATATCTTAGGTTACTTAGTGCTTTGTTTGTAGTATATCTACAGTAGTACTTGGTGTATTGCAATCTGTTATTACTAATAAaaacttttattatttaaaatacttGTTTTTCTTGACTTGAAACTTGTAGTACTTTGCATGTAATATATACTATTTGGCATCTGATGCTTGTAGTCCCTTGTAACCAGCATATAGAAGACCTTGTGTATTGCATCAAAAAACAATTGTCTGGAATGTGGAGGTGAAATCTCAATTTCAGATGCTACATGTGACATACTTCAATACAGATTAGTGTAGTAGACACTTTCTTGGCACCTGTCTTCAGTTGGTTCAATctgcaaagacagaaacaaaaattaTTTTACAGCAAAACAAGAAATCTTTAATTTTATGCATTTTATAGTAACTTTTTTAAACATAACAAACTGAATAGACTTAAAGTAAACATTTGCACCTGAATTCCGTCCGTCTTCGTCTGGATGAAAATGTCGAATAACAGGAACGCCACAGCGCGCTGCCGACGCTCTCGGGGATGAGCTTAGTGTCTTCACCTGAACGTATGCTGCTTACCTCTGAGACCAGAGTGATTATGAAGATCAGCCAGTCACTGTATCACGCTAAGGGGTCCGtgcataattttttttaattgaataaatctgtgaacaaCAAAGTAACAAGttccttttgttctgttcttATCTCCGGGTGTCTTGGAAAGGTTTTTCCGAGTCTCGGTCCTTCACATCCAGACTAAGCAACAATTACAGAGATAGAGAACTAACTTTCACATTTGGAAACTTCAGACAGCGTGACCCCACCTGAGATCTCAATGCTTACCACCATGTTCTCTGACTTTTTTAAGAATCCCCtcctgtataataataataataacaacaataataataatacagctattattaaataatttcatCAGCCGATTACAATAGTGAGAACTCACTTTGACCTGTTTCACCTCCTCTCTGGTCCCTGTCATTGCACCTTTTACTATTGGACaatgtgttttcactttgtaGAATGACATTTTAGGGGCCAAAAATtacttttcattatttattttaagtcgGTCCCAGCTACACTGCTCTGATTCCCCAAATACTAGAGAAAAATAACCTCCAACGGTAATCAGTATTTTCTAGTCAAACGGCCAGTAGTTTGCCGTGACAGAGCTTTTACTTTATCCACCATTGCTTTTCATGTTTTAAGAATGTGCTCAAATTAACTTCGGCGTACAAAGGCTCAGGAACCTCCAAATCCTGAGTGATAGGTTCAGAATCGGTGATCGTCGCGGTTACGGGTGTAACCCCGGTTCTCGGAGCGAAGAGACTATCTAGAGATAGAGAACAGGTTCTTCTGAATGCAGCATGCAAGAAAGACTTGCTATTTGGAGCCCTACAGCACGAATCAAATGGTTGTCTGACATCCAGACCCTCCATATAAATTGTTCATACAAACAGGAAAATCGACGTAATTGCCCATTTTATTATCTAGTAAGCAATTACATTGTCGCCCAGTACCTTAACTGTTAACTGGTATCGAAAAACCGGTATTACTGTATCCAAGAAGTTGTCTTGGATATCCTAATCGCTTCTACGTAGCATATACATTCTCGtcagttttttcttcttctactactTTTCTTCTGTAGCATTTAACGGCGGTTGGCGTTCTAgaaggtgcattaccgccacctacccTACTGAAATCATGTTATACAACCCAAGTTGTAAATACAAACAGTACACCAGAGTCTCTCATTGTGCTCCCAGTCCATCAAATCGGCTTGCGTCAAATAACTGTTACTTTTCGTTTCCCGCCGGACTGCTTATCTGCCTGGACTTCCTGTCCCACCCGCATTTCGTGTCACTTCCGCGTGGCCAGTCAAGACTCATCCAGCGAGCCGACGTTATCCAAACGCTGTAAACAAAAGTTACTTAACGGTTTCGCCCCAGCGACACATTGAACAAAGAGAAATGCATATCAAAACAGGTGAGTTTCTTTAGCTTTTTGACGACTGTTACCGAAATACTTTATGTTCAGCGGTGTTTTAACCTATTACCACGGTGTTAGCATTGCTGCTAACGACCATAGCGGCCAGCCTGTCGCTTTGAATGGGGGTTACGAAACTTGGACTCCACGCTAGCTAGCTGTTAATTCTCGTCGTATGGTCTAATGAACCCATGTCATCCACGATAGCTGTCCTCGAAACGCCGCGTATCCACCTTTGCCATTGTGATGGAAGGTGAATAAAGTCGTCGATCTTAATTCTCCGCGCCATGCCGCTAGTCATGGCTAATTAAAGTTTGCTAACACAGGTGATAGCGCGTATTAATAGCTGCCTTGTTAGCAGCTAGCACCGTGTAACTTCCATGTATCATAATACATTGTCCCATCCAAAAAGCTACAAATACAGTTGCCGTTAGAGTTAGACGACgtacaacagaaaaaaaatctctcAAAATGTCTCTCGTGATGAATGAAACTCTCCTCGACCTAGTAACGCGGCGCCTTGGAGAAGATTCGAGCTTCAGGCCAGCCGGTCCCGTAAACGCGCTTTTTATAGTGTGTACCTAATTCGTTGACCCATCAAGTTCAGTAATCCCAGTATAAAATACGGATGGTTGTAGGCAGTAATTGTCTAAATTAGTCGCTGGTTTATTTTTCGAATGCTGCTTTTTTGTGCTGACGTATATTAGGACATTTATgggtaatgttttttttatataatctTTCATCATCAAATTATGAAAGGGAGATCACTAATTCAGTTAGCGACTTGCCTGGTGTTATGTCCCGGTCTTTGTGCTTATTGTGTTCAGGTGGTTTATAGAAAGATGTTAAACTAAATCATTCATAGATTACATTAAGATCTATGCTTAAGTTACAAACGATACAATGTCATTTCAGTGTTCCCTGCAGAAAACGAGGCTTTACTACTAGGTCACAATTTTGCAAGTTTTCCACAGTACAGGGAACGGTTGTGCCTCAATTTAACTACCACCAAAGGTTGCGCAAAGATTCTTTGAAGTAATTGTACTCCAAGTATAATATTATAAGCAATCAGAAGGTCTTTGACTGAGGTGTTAACACTGCTTTTCCAGGTACATGGGACGTCAGCAACACTGTATGTGAGTCGGATGCCCTGTGTGATCAAGCAGTAGTCCTCGTTTCAGCCACCAACTCGGAGCCACACATTCGCAACCGTCGCCTGTCTCCCGGCTCAGGAAACTGcggtggtgggggtggaggcTGCATCTCTGAAAGTGACCAGCGGCAGCTTTTACCTGAAGGCGACCTAATTGgacctgttcacacacacagtttgagcTTTCGCAGGGAAAAGGAGCGCAAGGGTCAGCAGCACAAAGGGCGCAGCCTCCGTAGGGAAAGCCAGAAGAGTTTCAGTCGAGTTGGTGGCCCAACGAAAGTTAGCCAAAAGGAGAGGTGGGTGGAGGACAGTCTGTCGCTGCTTAAGCTCCCTCCTGCTTTCCCAGTGCAGGACAGCCCAGCCAAACTGCAGCCTGCTGTCAGCTACGCCTCCAAGGTGAAGGCGGGTGCAGGAAACGGAGGGCTGGATGAGGATCGGCCTGCCATCGGCGTGCTGCTACAAAACCAGTGGGGTCTAAGTTTTATTAGCGAGGCGAGGCCGGTCACAGAGGGTCCCACTGCTAATGTCCTCCCTACTCAGCACACAGACGCTAAGCAGTCAACAGATCCACAGTCCAACACAGTTCTCACAGTTCAGCCCCCCGAAGAAATGCCCGTTTTACTCGCTACCTCTGTCAACCCTGCCGCACATCCAGAGGACGACGAGAGCAACGGAAAGCTGTTGCTCAGCTGTCCCCATCTAGTGGAGGCATTCAACTATCACAATAGAGGTAAGGGCTGAGCGCAGCCAAGACATGCAATGTCAGGTGACACTTCTGTGCAAAGTCTCTAACAgtgagatttatttattttcccagAATGGAATACTACCCgtaacagacagaaaaaaggtgAGCTTATATATTTTGGAAACAACTTGTGtaatgtcttgtttttttttgttttttttttccttcaaatCGAGCTTTACATTTTAAGGCaatgtcattttgttttctAGATCCAGATGGGGTTGTCTGGTACAAGGACAGCCAGGAGCACCCAGCCTAGCAGCACAAGAAGCCCaaagtatatataaatacatacagtacacacctACATGCACATGAAAACACGTAAAGTCGGACAACTTTGAGTCCCTTTCACACACTGCACTCAGGATGATGTCTTCACGCAAAGCCACACTGAGACACTTTGAACTAACTCCTTTGAGATCTTACAGCAATGGACTTAAACGCCTTACAGCCTGCCTTAAGTAATctatatacaatataaataatcaTGTTTTCAACACCTTGTTACTATTTTTAGCTTGTTCGCGTAGAgctgttctgtgtttttcttttaaacatcTGACAAGCTGTAATTTAaatgcaacccccccccccccccccttttttttttttttttttttttttttgaaaactgCAATTTTATCAGACTCTGTCCTCTGTAAAGCGAGTGGTCAATCAAgcactttgtttaaaaaaaaaaaaaaaaaaaatctgtgacCAATTCCTGTGTGCAAGAAACCCTCACCAGAGTGATTTATTCCCCTGCCCCAAATTAGAAGCAGAGCAGTGTCTTATTCCTGCTCAAGTTTTATGGTTCATGTATGCAGAGAATTTCTGTATGTCTCTTCGGTTTAGAGGCACAATGGAGTTTACCCTTTACCAGTTCTTAATGCTGTGTTCCTTTTATTTGGTTGTCATCATATTAGTATTTGATTTTTGAggacaatttaaataaaaatacactggAGAAATGTAAGTGAACAGTATtgcataataaaaatgaataaacatctTTTGCCTTTCTTTATCAAGTATACATTTATTACTATACAGAACCTGTTCTGGCCTTGTTTACTTTAGCACACTGCTCCTGTTAGGCATAATCAAAGACTGATCTAAATTCATAATGTGttcaaatgtgaaaaaacaagCCTGTTTTTAACAGCCATAGCTTGTCTGACAAAACCTaaacaaatatacaataaattaaatgtgagaCTAACATTCTGAGCTCTTCAGATGTGTTTACAGGTTGAACAGTAAGGAGTGTGCAGGACTCTGCATGAAAATTCTCAAATGCAACAGAGCTGTATCTATGTCAGAGGCTAGGAGTACTACACCCACTGTTACAACAGCTCCATTAGCGCCAAGATGGGTCTCCATCAATCAGTCTCGCCACGTCACCTCTACTTCATCTGTTCTGTACCTATGGAATGTTAAAGCTCACTGAGCAAAGAATGACAATGCAGAACATTCACTTCAGACATCCTGattgtaatttagacagacaaCTGCATTCTGCTTCTTGCAATAtttgtgataaataaataagtgataAATAAGTGATAAATAAGCTGTTATTGAGTAACTAATGCATTTACCTTTGTGTGATCCACGAGTCTTCAAGTTTGGTTACCTGACCTGACCTAAACATCTCCCAGCCAGCTTGAGCGATCATTGCTCCGTTGTCTATGCAGAATCTTTTGAATAAAAGGCAAATTGTTATAAGGATTGAACCTGCAATACTCAGCTCCTGACATCCACACTACCTTACCTTTCATCTGTGGCAAACAGCTTAGCACCTCGCTCCTTACACATCACCCCCATCATCTCCTGCAGACGCAGGTTACCTTTAAAAGGCCAAAACTTTTACAATACTTAAAATATCAATTTGCATACAAGTGTGGATTTATATTCTACATATATTCCACAAACTTTTTGTTAAAAAGTTTATTAGGTTAATCAGACCACATCACACATTATGGCTACTGCAAAGCTAAGAAAAAACTAATCAATTTAccaaaaagaaagacaaaagcaaaagctTAAAAATCTCATATCAAAATATTTAAGGTCACAATATTTCAGGTTTGTTCTTTAAGCGTCCATCTTTGATGTACTTACAGCCAACGCCCCCAACGATTAGGACCTCCTGGGAGCCACAGTGAGCCATGGCCCTCTCTGTGATTTCCACCAGCATGGAAAACACTGTCTCCTGCAGGAAGTGCGTCATCAGTGCTGGCCAATACTGACTTTTCTACATGGAAGGGAGGGATAGCACTACGCAAAGCAATTTAATAACTGGTTCTGAcctgcagagagaaacacaggTCCTCTGCAGTACACTGATCCGAGCTCAGCATCTTATGAGCGGCTTCCTATTAATTAAGAGCAGGATTAATGTTTGCATAAAGAATGAGTTTCATGCCTGTGTATTCATCTGATGATTAGTGTTTTCAAAACACCTACTTCAATGTAAGATAAAATTCCAGAAAATGACACATCCATCCCTTTAACTGTGTAAGGCAGCTCCACATACTGAGTCCctctaagaagaagcaagaaatgCTAATGTTGGGCAGATAACACATTCCCAATCAGCTTTGTGATTAACAGTAGAACCTAATGTGTAATTATATTTTTGTGTGTAACATCACTCACTTCTTGGCCATCTGCTCTATGTTGTAGCCTGGACTGGGATCATTGGATATCTGGACACAAAGTTACACACTGATTAATCGTAACAATGCACCTGAACTAACTAACTGCTGTAATGAAGATAAAAATTAAACCTTTGATTTAACCTTAATAACTCGGGCGAACCTGTCCAAACAGTTGCCAACAGCGATGTCAATAGTCTCTCCAAATATTCGGTATCGCCGTTCTGAGTATGCAATAACCTGTAAATGagcaaatgcacaaacacgTAAGAGTATTTTAGGACATTTATAACTATAACAGTAATACAGTAGTTAATGCAGTCGAGTTGAGACCCCtatacaaaaaacaaacctgtGTATTCCCTCCACTAACATAAAGCACAGTGGGGTTGTTGGCTTTGGTGATAAGTCGGCCCATTTCGATGTGTCCGACACAGTGATTGACACCGAGGAGCGGCTTCCCCCAAAGCTGTGCCACCGTCCGGGCTACCAGAGCCACGGTCACCAGGGGGGCACCCATACCAGGgcctaaaagaaaaacaaagtcaaaaagTCCATGTTTGATAGAACACTATAGCCAGCATCACCTCAATTAAAGGGAAGCTTACCTTTGGTGTACGCAACACCATCAATGTCCGCAGGCTTCAGCCCTGCTTCCTCCAGGGCCTCCTTCAGGACAGTCAGGATGACAGCACGGTGGTGTCTGGCTGTGTCACTGGGCATGAACCCTGATAGGTTACCAAAATGCCATTAACTTCACACGCAAGGTTGTTAAGGTATGACCTAAATTATGCATGTTTTGGGATACACATTAATGCTACCACATTCACGTTTTTAGCAGACGCCTGACTTGCCTTGACCAGGGGGCGTGATGTAGGTCCGTCTAGGGTTGGAAAGCACTTCTCCGTCCCTGATGATGCCAATGCCGATCTTGTTGGCACTTCCCTCAAAGCCAATTATGACAGTCATTGCAGCTGAAAACAGTTTAATAGAAGTTTGATATAAACTTTAATCTGATCATTTATTTCCCACACTTAAGCGTACAATAGTTACACGGATTCACATTTTGATGCGCAAACTCGAGCACTGTACTGCACTTAGCTCTGGAGCTACCATGCTACACGTCATTAACATCGCCTCCCCCAGCCTGTACTTAATAATAGAACATACCAACCCCACTCTGTTGTCTCAGATAACTCACGTCCATATAAATTCACAAGAGACTTGTAGCCGATTAATTTTACCTCGTTTAACTGCTCAACGAGGAGGTGGTAAGGACCCAAACATTGGAGGCTGTAGCTTTTGCCTCCTCACAGCTTTTATTTACCTTGTAGACACATGGTACCTCGGTGTGCAGAGGGAAGGGCATCAAAGCAGCTACTGTCGCGTCCAGAGCAATTGCTTtttactaaaacattttttttttgtttttaatcaggCACGTATTGGGACAGTCGCTACGTACAACGAGCATGTGGTCAGGCAATCCGTGCCCCGCTTTGTGTAGAAGCTGAATTTTGGGGGGAGTGACTGAGAAGCAGCAGTTGTCTGATCATTGCATCCTGTCGTCAGAGCGCAAGTAATattatttgcatgttttctgTCTGGGACTCGTTTTCCTGTTTGAAAGGGAACCGCGAACATTATTTAgccacatttgcatttgttgttgGCAAAAATAAGTTGCAAAGGAAGTAAAGTTAGCCGATAGGTCACCCTCCATTGATTCTGCGTGCGGGCCGTCTCCTGCTGGCTCGATGCTCTTTGTCACGGATACAAAGCTAGCTAGCATAGCTTAGTAGCTCCTTAACCTGTTGTGTAACACGCAAATCTCCCTAAGTCGCGTCGGATATTCGCTTTGATTAGTTTGCATGCGTGTGGATCGTTATTGCATGCAGCGGATCACAGATTCATGTTTAGCGTAGTTTAGCATTTGGTATAATGTGTCACATCTTCCTCCACAGCGACTCGCATCAAAATAAATGCTTCCACTCGGTTTCAGAATTCATTTAGATCTTCAGAAACTCACTTCCTTGCAAACTCTTAAAAATACAGTGAAACTGATGGATTTTATTCTAAGGTGTGTACTATTTGGGATTAGGGCAGCTTCCGACAGGCCGATACTCCTGATGCGCGTCTGTACGGATGTTACTGAACATTTATGTTTGCGGAAGTCGTTATTCTGCAAGGAGAAAATAATCGATTCACCAGTAAATATAACGCATCCATTATACATAGGGCTCAGTACTAGTTTTATAGTTATCAGTTAATCTAATTGTCTCCCTAAAATAGCCATTGCAATTCATTAGATTTACCGttgaaaaaaagtttttttagcCACATGTTGTCATTCCCACAAAACTTTACCGGTTTCTATTTTtaagtcatttttatttttttttattttgtcacactCATCACTGATATAGCTTCTTTGCTTTTGCAGGGGTGTGTGCGcagttgtgtgtgcgtgttgtgtgtctgcgcagtGTGTCGGCATTCAGAGCCAGTATGAAGAGAGGCaagaaagcagaggaggcagcggctgcagacggGGAAAATGACACGGGAGCCGGTAGAGTTTGTAGTAACAAATGTAAAGTAGCTTTAAAATGTATTCAAATTGCTGTTACTATTGTAATACAGGTTCAATTGTCCATTCACAGCTGCCACGAAGAAAGCAAAGAAGGCAAAGGAACCAGAGGCCCCGATACTGTACGAGGACCCTCCTGACAAAATGACCAGTAAAGACGAACGCAGCGCCAACATGAAGATAACGTCCTGGAACGT
Above is a window of Betta splendens chromosome 9, fBetSpl5.4, whole genome shotgun sequence DNA encoding:
- the osgep gene encoding tRNA N6-adenosine threonylcarbamoyltransferase isoform X5, giving the protein MTVIIGFEGSANKIGIGIIRDGEVLSNPRRTYITPPGQGFMPSDTARHHRAVILTVLKEALEEAGLKPADIDGVAYTKGPGMGAPLVTVALVARTVAQLWGKPLLGVNHCVGHIEMGRLITKANNPTVLYVSGGNTQVIAYSERRYRIFGETIDIAVGNCLDRFARVIKVKSKISNDPSPGYNIEQMAKKGTQYVELPYTVKGMDVSFSGILSYIEEAAHKMLSSDQCTAEDLCFSLQETVFSMLVEITERAMAHCGSQEVLIVGGVGCNLRLQEMMGVMCKERGAKLFATDERFCIDNGAMIAQAGWEMFRSGQVTKLEDSWITQRYRTDEVEVTWRD
- the osgep gene encoding tRNA N6-adenosine threonylcarbamoyltransferase isoform X2; translated protein: MDVSYLRQQSGVAAMTVIIGFEGSANKIGIGIIRDGEVLSNPRRTYITPPGQGFMPSDTARHHRAVILTVLKEALEEAGLKPADIDGVAYTKGPGMGAPLVTVALVARTVAQLWGKPLLGVNHCVGHIEMGRLITKANNPTVLYVSGGNTQVIAYSERRYRIFGETIDIAVGNCLDRFARVIKISNDPSPGYNIEQMAKKGTQYVELPYTVKGMDVSFSGILSYIEEAAHKMLSSDQCTAEDLCFSLQETVFSMLVEITERAMAHCGSQEVLIVGGVGCNLRLQEMMGVMCKERGAKLFATDERFCIDNGAMIAQAGWEMFRSGQVTKLEDSWITQRYRTDEVEVTWRD
- the osgep gene encoding tRNA N6-adenosine threonylcarbamoyltransferase isoform X3, whose amino-acid sequence is MCLQAAMTVIIGFEGSANKIGIGIIRDGEVLSNPRRTYITPPGQGFMPSDTARHHRAVILTVLKEALEEAGLKPADIDGVAYTKGPGMGAPLVTVALVARTVAQLWGKPLLGVNHCVGHIEMGRLITKANNPTVLYVSGGNTQVIAYSERRYRIFGETIDIAVGNCLDRFARVIKVKSKISNDPSPGYNIEQMAKKGTQYVELPYTVKGMDVSFSGILSYIEEAAHKMLSSDQCTAEDLCFSLQETVFSMLVEITERAMAHCGSQEVLIVGGVGCNLRLQEMMGVMCKERGAKLFATDERFCIDNGAMIAQAGWEMFRSGQVTKLEDSWITQRYRTDEVEVTWRD
- the osgep gene encoding tRNA N6-adenosine threonylcarbamoyltransferase isoform X1 — encoded protein: MDVSYLRQQSGVAAMTVIIGFEGSANKIGIGIIRDGEVLSNPRRTYITPPGQGFMPSDTARHHRAVILTVLKEALEEAGLKPADIDGVAYTKGPGMGAPLVTVALVARTVAQLWGKPLLGVNHCVGHIEMGRLITKANNPTVLYVSGGNTQVIAYSERRYRIFGETIDIAVGNCLDRFARVIKVKSKISNDPSPGYNIEQMAKKGTQYVELPYTVKGMDVSFSGILSYIEEAAHKMLSSDQCTAEDLCFSLQETVFSMLVEITERAMAHCGSQEVLIVGGVGCNLRLQEMMGVMCKERGAKLFATDERFCIDNGAMIAQAGWEMFRSGQVTKLEDSWITQRYRTDEVEVTWRD
- the osgep gene encoding tRNA N6-adenosine threonylcarbamoyltransferase isoform X4 — protein: MDVSYLRQQSGVAAMTVIIGFEGSANKIGIGIIRDGEVLSNPRRTYITPPGQGFMPSDTARHHRAVILTVLKEALEEAGLKPADIDGVAYTKGPGMGAPLVTVALVARTVAQLWGKPLLGVNHCVGHIEMGRLITKANNPTVLYVSGGNTQVIAYSERRYRIFGETIDIAVGNCLDRFARVIKVKSKISNDPSPGYNIEQMAKKGTQYVELPYTVKGMDVSFSGILSYIEEAAHKMLSSDQCTAEDLCFSLQETVFSMLVEITERAMAHCGSQEVLIVGGVGCNLRLQEMMGVMCKERGAKLFATDERFCIDNGAMIAQAGWEMFRSGQVTKLEDSWITQSEL